Within the Pontibacillus yanchengensis genome, the region CTACGCATCATTCGTTATTATTCCTTCATTCCTAATTCATCTTCTACAACCTGAACTACCTTGCTTACATATTTTTCGCAATCCTCTTCCGTCGGAGCTTCAACCATGACACGTACTAATGGTTCGGTCCCAGAAGGTCTCACAAGAACGCGACCATGTTCGCCCATCTCTTCCTCCACGACTTCAATTGCTTCCGTAATACGTTCGTTGGTGAACACGCGTTGTTTATCAATAACGCGAACATTCTTTAACACTTGCGGATACTTTTTCATTTCTGCAGCAAGTTCAGATAATGGCTTCTGCGTTTCTTTCAATACGTTTACTAACTGAAGTGCAGATAATAAGCCATCACCAGTCGTATTATAATCTAGGAAAATGATATGACCTGATTGCTCGCCTCCAAGGTTATATCCACCACGTATCATCTCTTCCATTACATAACGGTCTCCAACTGAGGTCTTATCACTCTTCATACCATGGGATTCTAACGCTTTATAAAAACCAATATTACTCATTACAGTAGAAACAACAGTGCTATGATTTAAGCGACCTTTTTCATTCAAGTGCTTTCCACATATAAACATAATTTGGTCCCCGTCAATGATATTCCCTTTCTCATCAACTGCAATCAATCGGTCCCCGTCTCCATCAAATGCAAGACCAATGTCCGCTCCTTTTTCCTTCACAAAAGATTGTAATGTTTCAGGGTGTGTAGAGCCAACACCATCATTAATATTCAAACCGTCTGGAGAAGAACCAATCGATGACAGTTCAGCTTCTAGATCAGCGAATAAGTGAGATGCGATAGATGACGTGGCACCATGAGCGCAATCCAATGCAATATGAAGACCATCAAAGTCATAATCAATACTCTGCTTCAGGTATTGTAAATATTTTTGACCACCTTCAAAGTAATCGTTAATTTGACCTACATCGCCACCAGTTGGACGTGGTAACTGATCTTCTTCTTGGTCCATTAATGCTTCAATTTCATTTTCTTGTTCATCATTTAGCTTGAAGCCGTCTGGCCCAAAAAACTTAATTCCGTTGTCCTCTACAGGATTATGGGATGCTGAAATCATAACTCCAGTGGCAGCACCAAGAGCTTTTGTTAAATAAGCAACTCCTGGGGTTGAGATAACTCCCAAACGCATCACTTCTGCGCCAATCGATAAAAGACCTGCAGTTAAAGCGTTCTCTAGAAGTTGACCAGAAATTCTTGGGTCACGACCAACTAAGATTTTTGGCTTAGACGTTTCTTTTGTTAGTACATACCCACCATAACGTCCAACTTTAAAAGCTAGTTCTGGTGTTAATTCTTGATTGGCTACTCCGCGAACTCCATCTGTTCCAAAATATTTTCCCATCTTCAATCGCTCCTTCATGCTTTCGAGATGCATATTGTATTACTCTATACGAACTTGAGCTTCTTTGTTACTAAGTTCCCATTTGACCTTTGCTGGTCCGTTAACTTCGATAGGCACACTAAACTCGCCTTCCACAAATTGTTCTACATTGATATACGCTTCGAACTGATCTTGATTTACATTTTCTAATTCCTTTGCGGTACCTATTAACGTGAGATCAATCGTTTGATCCTCTGGTTCAATAAATGTAATCGTTTGGTTTTCTTGTAAGTTTTGAACGTTCACTTTGCTATTTTCAAACGTTTTTGTTGTGGATTCTTCAATATCTACTTCAACTTGTACGGTACTTGGTTCAACTTTGTTCGCCTTATTTGGCACTGTCACATCCATATCCAACGTTTTGTCTGCTTTGATTGTAGACAAATCTATGGTCATGTTATCAATTGTTTTAATGGATTCCAATTGCTCACTTGATCCAAATACCCTCACTTTGTTTGGATTTGCCTTTATAGAATTTACACTGTATCCCTCAGGAAGTTCCCCTTCGGTCTGAATGCTTAACGGAACCTCTTTGTTAGGGGGGATAATTGGGGCACTGACTTTTACAGATGATGGTTCCACAAATACGTTCAATTCATTACCTTGTTGATCATAAACTTTTACAGGAGCATCCTTTTTCGAGATGCTCTCACTGGCTTCTGATACATCTACAATGGCTTTAACCAATGAAACTTTATCAATCTCCGATTTTGATCCTGTAATCTCTACTTTTTCTGGTTCAACAGTTGGGTCGCCAATCTCAAATCCATCCCCAATTTTATCTCGATTCATAAAGTCAATTTCAACATCAAATGCTTTTGATGAGCGTTCCTCTAGCGAAACTTCAACTTCCTCTGGTTCCACAAACACCGACAACTGATTAGATATTCCTCTATGTTCAATTGGCACTGTATGGGTACCAGGTTCAAGTTCTTGTAAATCAATAAACACATCAAAGTTTTTCTGAGTAATGGTTTTCGTAACTACAGTATTCGGTCCTTCTACTGTAACTGTGACGTTCTGTGGTACACCTTCTACAACATATTTTTCATCATTCATGTACACCTGGAGTGGGATATTATTCATCGTTGTTACTTCCTTATTTCCCTCTGGAAGAATGGAATTTGATTGAGAAGCTCCATCATCCAAATTCACTGAAGCATATAAAAGAATAGCTAGCAGCAATGAGATAATCCGAATAAACCAAGGACTCTTCAACCATTTATCCATCTTTCTTCCCCCTCCAATTCCATGTTTTGGAAGCAGAAGCATTCGATGTAGAGTCTAATTCTCGTTGTAGGATATCTCTTAATGCTTCCTGATCTAACTCTCTGTGGAGCTCACCATTTTTTGTACAAGAAATATTCCCTGTTTCCTCTGATACTACAATGGTTAACGCATCGGTAACTTCACTAATACCTAGTGCTGCTCTGTGCCTTGTCCCTAGCTCTTTAGAAATAAATGGACTCTCTGAAAGCGGGAGATAACAAGCTGCAGCTGTAATCTGATTCTCTGAAATAATGACTGCTCCATCATGTAATGGAGTATTGGGAATAAATATGTTTGTTAATAGTTCACTTGTTAGATGACCTTCAATCGAAATACCTGTTTCTACATAATCACTCATCCCTGTTTCCCTTTCAATCGTAATGAGCGCTCCAATTCTACGTTTGGCCATGTAGTTACAAGACTTCATAATGGCTTCTACTGATTTTTTGACAGAGTCATCTTCCCCGCTTGAATTACGTGCAAAAAAGCTACCTCTTCCAAGCTGTTCTAACGCTCGGCGTAATTCTGGCTGGAATAAGATAATAACCCCTAAGAAACCCCATGTAATGGCTTGTGACATTAACCACATTAACGTCTTCAGTTGTAAAAAGTAGCTTACAAGCCAAATGCCTAAGACTACAAAGATACCTTTCAACAGCTGAACGGCTTTAGTACCACGAATCAACATGATTAACTTATATAAAACAAACCAGACAAGGGCAACATCGATTATAATCCGTAAATATTTAAGAAAATCAAATCCCCCATCAAGCATGTCTACACTTCCTTTAACAATAATTCACATGTTAGCATTTGACCTTACCTATGTAATACAAACAGTATCTCCATTATATCATAATTCCCTATACAAAAAATAACACAAGCTTTTCATTTAAAAATATTAAGTTGTTGTAAATCATCAAAAATAATCCGGTCCTCATGGGAAAGACTATATGTGTATTTACCAATTCTCCCCTTTACTAATTAGGAAGTCTTATTTTGATTCTCTTTTAAAGGAACAAAAGCGCAAGCTCCCGTTTAGGCACGTATGGGCTGCTGCCTACACGACGTAGGTCGTTCGATGTTGCTGCGTGAAGCGGACCTACAGGCTGTAGGTCCGTTCGATGTTGCTGCACGATGCGGCGGTCTTAATCGAACATCTGTCATCCCAGAACTTCCCTGAATCCGCAGGAGATAAAAACAAAGTGATACATTAGCAACCATAAATTCCTTTAAAGTAAAGCAAGAAGCCACTATACATAGTGGCTTCTTGCTTTACTTCTCTTCATTCATGGAAAAAACATCTTTAACGGTTGTTTTCATCTTATACCAAATCCAATCAAACACCTGATTGACTTGACTCAACTCGCCAGTCACTTCCCCAGCTGAAGCTTTTAAGTTATCTCCATTAATGAGCACAACATCTCCATTTACTTTCCCATCAATCCTAAGGTTTCCATTCTTAACAACTAGATCTCCTTCGACAATTTTTCCCTCTGGGACAATCACCGTATTATCTTGTATAATGATATCTTTTTGCTTAGAAACACTTAGATGTTGATCTTGATTCCACATGGAAAACACACTACCAAACATAAGAATAAAAAAGATTGCAGCAGCTGTGATCATGGGGTGCGCTTTAAACCAGCGTTTATAGCTATATGATTTCTTTTCGCTAGGCAGGTTTTTCATAACATTCTCAGAAAACCCCTGTGGTGCTTGCACTTGATTTGTACTTTGAACCATAGCTATTGTTCTCTTTAGTTCATGAAAATGTCGCTGACATTCTTCACATTTATGCAAATGATTTCTTAATGTTTTCTCTTCGTCTTTTGTTAACTCGTCGTCTAAATATTTATGCATCAATGCAACTGCTTCAGTTGAGCATTTCATTTCCCATCACTCCTTTACACGTGACGAAGCTTTTTACGAAGTGCTTCTCTTCCTCGATGAATTCTTGTTTTTACAGTACCCACGGGGATATCCAGTATATCACTAATCTCCTGTAAAGAAAGTTCATCAATATATCGCAACACGATAACTGAGCGGTACTTCGCAGGAAGGGAAAGGATTTCTTTATGAATGTACTCTTGAAGTTCTAAACTTTCCACTTCTTCTTCGGGTAATGCTTGATCTGCAGAAATTTGTGAATACATCGTCAAGCCTTCCGTTCCTTTTACTTCCGCATCCAAAAAGTAATCTGGCTTCTTTTTTCGTATTCGGTCAATAGAAAGGTTAGTTGCAATTCGATATAGCCACGTTGAAAATTTCCTATTCTCATCAAATGAATGGATATTCGTATAGGCCCGAACAAAAGCTTCCTGTGCAATATCTTCTGCCTCATGAGCGTTCCCTAACATGCGGAAACAAATTTGGTAGACTTTGTTTTGATAAAATGTCACCAGTTCTTCAAAGGCAGATTGGTCCCCTTTTTTAACTTTTTTAATTTTCTCTTTTATAAATAAATCCATGTACTATACCTCCGCTATATTTGCGGTTATCCCCTATACGAATAACTGCTATAATAGGTTTCATAAAAACCAAAAAAAGTTGAGTTTTATTATACGTGTTCTATAGGAGTATTAATTCTTTTAAAAATAATGTTTAAAAGAAATGAATTCGGATATATAATACTGTAAATGGAACTGAAGAAGGGTACAAGGGGGATTTGTGTAATGTGTAAAGATTTGTTGGAAGAAATTGAATCCTGCCGAAAAAAACTGGTCCACTTATCAAATGGACGAGCATTGTCTTCTAGAGAAATAGTGGAAGTTAGTGCAGAATTAGATAATCTATTAAATCTTTATGAACAAAAGAGGACAAAATACAGGAAACAGCAACTTACGGTGTAATCATAAGCTGCTGTTTTTTTATGTTTTTCACACGAATAATTGTGATTAATAAAAGAGAACTTTACTTTAATTTCTCCCCGAACAACGAACCCATCAATCCAACAGCTACCGATGCAGTTCGATTCTTTTCATCCAAGATTGGATTGACTTCTACAAACTCCGCAGAGGTAATGATATCGGCTTCGGCTAACATCTCCATCGCTAAATGGCTTTCACGATAGCTCATTCCACCCATTACAGGCGTTCCCACCCCAGGGGCATCTTGAGGATCCAAACCATCTAAGTCTAAGCTTAAATGAATACCATCTGTTTTATGTGTTAAGTATTCAACCGACTCTTGAATAACTTGAGTCATCCCCAAACGATCGATTTCATGCATAGAATAAACTTTAATACCTTTTTCCTTAATGAGCTCTTTCTCTCCATCGTCTAATGAACGCGCACCGATAATCACAATATTTTCTGGCTTTATTTTTGGTTGATAGCCCTCAATATTTACTAAACGTTCATGACCGATTCCTAAACTAACAGCAAGTGGCATACCATGAATGTTACCAGAGGGAGATGTACCTCCAGTATTTAAGTCTCCATGGGCGTCATACCAAATCACACCTAGATTTTCGTAATGCTTTGCAATTCCTGCTAATGAGCCAATTGCAATACTGTGGTCTCCTCCAATTACAAGTGGAAATCTATTTCGTTGAATCACATCATCTACAGTCTTAGCTAAGTTTTCATTCCCCTCAGCTACTTCTTTCAAATTACGCAAATGTTCTTTTTGGTCTTCTCTCCGATCTGGACGAGGTATTTCTACATCTCCTAAATCCTCTATATCATACTGCAATTGCTCTAATCGTTCCACCACCCCAGCATAACGAATCGCACTTGGACCCATATCAACCCCTCTTCGGTTTTGTCCTAAGTCCATAGGTGCACCTACGATTGATAAGTTATTATTCATGATACCATCCTCCTTCAGTTCTTCCTTTAATTGTAGACAACTTTATGGCTATGACTCAACTGGACAAAATAGTGTATATATATACGCAAGATTTATTAATCGCTTACAAGAAATTTGCCTTATAGACACCCTTACATGGAGGATGACCCCCCTTTATATATATATATAAAGTAACTTCCTTATTTTAGGGGCATGCGTAAACATGCATAAAAGTCAGAATTTTTTCACTAGATATATTCACTAATAATGGGATAAGAACAAACACCTCATAGATCTATTTCAAATAGGTGTTGTTGTGTATGGTAACCTTTCTTTATATTATAGATGCTTCATTAATTTGCTGGGCGCTGAAGCTGGACATCGCCTCTAAACTTATTAAGTTATACACAAGCCAACATATTTATCATTTACTAGACAATAAAAAAAGAACCTTGATTCTAAATTAGAATCAAGGTTCTTTATGTGTGATGGAGCCTAGCGGGATCGAACCGCTGACCTCCTGCGTGCAAAGCAGGCGCTCTCCCATCTGAGCTAAGGCCCCCTTATAGAGAAAATGGAGCGGAAGACGGGATTCGAACCCGCGACCCCCACCTTGGCAAGGTGGTGTTCTACCACTGAACTACTTCCGCATTATATATTATGTATTATGTGAAGATAAAGAAAAACACATTTACATCGCAGGCAATTACACGAGTGAATGTGAAAAAATGGTGAGCCATGGAGGATTCGAACCTCCGACCCTCTGATTAAAAGTCAGATGCTCTACCAACTGAGCTAATGGCTCGGTATTATATTCAATAAGCGCATCTTTGACTTTTTGTTTCACATAAGTTTAACAGACACGAATATGTAATTCTTATTAATGAAAGTTGGCTGGGCCAGCTGGATTCGAACCAGCGCATCACGGTACCAAAAACCGATGCCTTACCGCTTGGCTATGGCCCAATATGGTGGAGGGGGCAGGACTCGAACCTGCGAACCCAGAGGGAGCGGATTTACAGTCCGCCGCGTTTGGCCAACTTCGCTACCCCTCCATTAAGACGACATTTATTATTTTATCTTAAAATGTCCTATTTATGCAAGGAAAAATTACGATGGTGCCGACCGAGGGACTCGAACCCCCAACCTACTGATTACAAGTCAGTTGCTCTGCCAGTTGAGCCAGGTCGGCGTAAAAATGGTGGAGGATACTGGGCTCGAACCAGTGACCCCTTGCTTGTAAGGCAAGTGCTCTCCCAACTGAGCTAATCCTCCATATGAAAGTGGTGACCCGTACGGGATTCGAACCCGTGTTACTGCCGTGAAAGGGCAGTGTCTTAACCACTTGACCAACGGGCCAATTACGTTCTTCTGAAAGCTTCCAGCCGGACTTGAACCGGCGACCTCTTCCTTACCATGGAAGCGCTCTACCTAGCTGAGCTATGGAAGCATAATGGCTCCAACGGCAGGATTCGAACCTGCGACCGATCGGTTAACAGCCGATAGCTCTACCACTGAGCTACGTTGGAATATGGAAAAGTGTCTTATGAACTTTAGTAAGAAATATACGAAAGCATGGCGGCGTCCTACTCTTGCGGGGGTGAAACCCCGACTACCATCGGCGCTGAAGAGCTTAACTTCTGTGTTCGGCATGGGAACAGGTGTGACCTCTTCGCCAAAACCGCCATACTTTGTATTTTCTTGAAGGTAGTACCTTCAAAACTAGATAAGAATGAGACATCGAATGGTTGGTGCGTCTTTTCGGGCGGGCTAGAGCTAAATCGGAATCCAGCTCCGGCTCCTAGTCCCTAGCGTCATAAGTCATATCCTCTCCAGAGGCTTAACGCCTCTTGCGATG harbors:
- the glmM gene encoding phosphoglucosamine mutase, with the translated sequence MGKYFGTDGVRGVANQELTPELAFKVGRYGGYVLTKETSKPKILVGRDPRISGQLLENALTAGLLSIGAEVMRLGVISTPGVAYLTKALGAATGVMISASHNPVEDNGIKFFGPDGFKLNDEQENEIEALMDQEEDQLPRPTGGDVGQINDYFEGGQKYLQYLKQSIDYDFDGLHIALDCAHGATSSIASHLFADLEAELSSIGSSPDGLNINDGVGSTHPETLQSFVKEKGADIGLAFDGDGDRLIAVDEKGNIIDGDQIMFICGKHLNEKGRLNHSTVVSTVMSNIGFYKALESHGMKSDKTSVGDRYVMEEMIRGGYNLGGEQSGHIIFLDYNTTGDGLLSALQLVNVLKETQKPLSELAAEMKKYPQVLKNVRVIDKQRVFTNERITEAIEVVEEEMGEHGRVLVRPSGTEPLVRVMVEAPTEEDCEKYVSKVVQVVEDELGMKE
- a CDS encoding CdaR family protein, producing the protein MDKWLKSPWFIRIISLLLAILLYASVNLDDGASQSNSILPEGNKEVTTMNNIPLQVYMNDEKYVVEGVPQNVTVTVEGPNTVVTKTITQKNFDVFIDLQELEPGTHTVPIEHRGISNQLSVFVEPEEVEVSLEERSSKAFDVEIDFMNRDKIGDGFEIGDPTVEPEKVEITGSKSEIDKVSLVKAIVDVSEASESISKKDAPVKVYDQQGNELNVFVEPSSVKVSAPIIPPNKEVPLSIQTEGELPEGYSVNSIKANPNKVRVFGSSEQLESIKTIDNMTIDLSTIKADKTLDMDVTVPNKANKVEPSTVQVEVDIEESTTKTFENSKVNVQNLQENQTITFIEPEDQTIDLTLIGTAKELENVNQDQFEAYINVEQFVEGEFSVPIEVNGPAKVKWELSNKEAQVRIE
- the sigW gene encoding RNA polymerase sigma factor SigW, with product MDLFIKEKIKKVKKGDQSAFEELVTFYQNKVYQICFRMLGNAHEAEDIAQEAFVRAYTNIHSFDENRKFSTWLYRIATNLSIDRIRKKKPDYFLDAEVKGTEGLTMYSQISADQALPEEEVESLELQEYIHKEILSLPAKYRSVIVLRYIDELSLQEISDILDIPVGTVKTRIHRGREALRKKLRHV
- a CDS encoding anti-sigma factor family protein yields the protein MKCSTEAVALMHKYLDDELTKDEEKTLRNHLHKCEECQRHFHELKRTIAMVQSTNQVQAPQGFSENVMKNLPSEKKSYSYKRWFKAHPMITAAAIFFILMFGSVFSMWNQDQHLSVSKQKDIIIQDNTVIVPEGKIVEGDLVVKNGNLRIDGKVNGDVVLINGDNLKASAGEVTGELSQVNQVFDWIWYKMKTTVKDVFSMNEEK
- the cdaA gene encoding diadenylate cyclase CdaA, which translates into the protein MLDGGFDFLKYLRIIIDVALVWFVLYKLIMLIRGTKAVQLLKGIFVVLGIWLVSYFLQLKTLMWLMSQAITWGFLGVIILFQPELRRALEQLGRGSFFARNSSGEDDSVKKSVEAIMKSCNYMAKRRIGALITIERETGMSDYVETGISIEGHLTSELLTNIFIPNTPLHDGAVIISENQITAAACYLPLSESPFISKELGTRHRAALGISEVTDALTIVVSEETGNISCTKNGELHRELDQEALRDILQRELDSTSNASASKTWNWRGKKDG
- a CDS encoding aspartyl-phosphate phosphatase Spo0E family protein, producing the protein MCKDLLEEIESCRKKLVHLSNGRALSSREIVEVSAELDNLLNLYEQKRTKYRKQQLTV
- the rocF gene encoding arginase; this translates as MNNNLSIVGAPMDLGQNRRGVDMGPSAIRYAGVVERLEQLQYDIEDLGDVEIPRPDRREDQKEHLRNLKEVAEGNENLAKTVDDVIQRNRFPLVIGGDHSIAIGSLAGIAKHYENLGVIWYDAHGDLNTGGTSPSGNIHGMPLAVSLGIGHERLVNIEGYQPKIKPENIVIIGARSLDDGEKELIKEKGIKVYSMHEIDRLGMTQVIQESVEYLTHKTDGIHLSLDLDGLDPQDAPGVGTPVMGGMSYRESHLAMEMLAEADIITSAEFVEVNPILDEKNRTASVAVGLMGSLFGEKLK